In one Heteronotia binoei isolate CCM8104 ecotype False Entrance Well chromosome 1, APGP_CSIRO_Hbin_v1, whole genome shotgun sequence genomic region, the following are encoded:
- the LOC132581706 gene encoding toll-like receptor 2 — MPPLTVLWLALLLVIVGLENKSEASLCTITEDKLKASCQGRSLFSVPQGLPITLQVLDLSYNKIRKINSADFSSFTQLKDLDLSFNHIMFIANDSFSSNIFLEQLNLFNNSLGEIPSQALKPLKHLRVLSMSNNLYPRSMLDGVFSTLKKLEVLSMGGPAVQTVGSQDFLSIKEIPLKKFALKTAFNLLEYQTGAFSKLNTTALWCDISLDQNTKALPLILQDLHGKPLRYLRFRKLFEFMYYMATTDLFSGLAELEAEELVFFRGKFNENLLRLALLNVQKSHIRDLSFIAIDFARSPEWKPPEAGIANLTLCHLVLQDINNPDILRFDWTFTWFAGVTYLYILNVNFNYVPCDAWGEMRNVVALNISRNRLKNDNIYNQACTGRDTLPKVEDFNVTHNELTSLKTVADLTSSWARLSKLDLSRNLIGGLNELPCTWTPSLVWLSLAYNAVTMEIFNCLPITLHFLDMSHSGLEALNKGYFELAVDLKELLLSGNKIKYIPTKWKCPNLRTLHVDGNSFGAINKGSFGNMPFLAYLKAGNNPYHCVCDLYGFLQETLRDGKLTLLDWPKGWTCFHPEPLRHTSVAAYAPRVTECDVTVVVAIAVSITATVAIVCMVLCWKFDIPWYLKATFRIVRSKYRASHSQPSKPFAYHAFISYSCSDAEWVRHELLQRLEASTPPYRVCIHERDFTPGRWIIDNIIENIENSRKVIFVLSRNFVDSEWCNYELYFAHQRAVGLGFEDVVLVVKEPIDLQALPNKFCKLRKMLSTKTYLEWPLEPSRQPFFWLQLKSVLGKAEMVNIVDPGNVDPNNLVLNDIELISDEVTDSTFELNDLSEENVTVDTEIS; from the coding sequence ATGCCCCCACTCACTGTCCTGTGGTTGGCTTTGCTGTTGGTGATCGTGGGTCTGGAAAACAAGTCTGAGGCATCTCTTTGCACCATCACCGAAGACAAGCTTAAGGCCAGTTGCCAAGGCCGGAGTCTGTTCTCTGTTCCGCAAGGTCTCCCCATCACTTTGCAAGTGTTGGACCTCTCTTACAACAAGATCAGAAAGATTAACTCTGCAGATTTCTCATCTTTTACCCAGTTGAAAGACCTTGATCTAAGTTTCAATCATATCATGTTTATTGCAAATGATTCTTTCTCCTCAAACATATTTCTGGAGCAGCTAAACCTTTTCAACAACTCACTGGGGGAGATTCCCTCGCAGGCTTTAAAGCCACTGAAACACCTGAGAGTACTGAGCATGTCTAACAACCTTTATCCCCGTTCAATGCTAGATGGCGTGTTCAGCACGTTAAAGAAACTAGAAGTGCTCTCCATGGGTGGGCCTGCTGTCCAGACGGTAGGCAGTCAGGACTTCCTTTCAATAAAGGAGATTCCCTTGAAGAAGTTTGCCCTAAAAACAGCCTTCAATTTGCTGGAGTATCAGACTGGAGCCTTTTCTAAACTCAACACCACAGCTCTGTGGTGTGATATCTCACTGGACCAAAACACCAAGGCTTTACCTCTGATACTTCAGGACTTGCATGGGAAACCACTGCGATACCTTCGGTTCCGTAAACTTTTTGAGTTCATGTACTACATGGCTACCACAGATCTCTTTTCTGGCTTGGCTGAGTTAGAAGCTGAAGAGCTGGTTTTCTTCAGAGGGAAATTTAATGAGAACTTGCTACGCTTAGCCCTCTTGAATGTTCAAAAGTCTCACATTCGGGACCTTTCGTTCATAGCTATTGATTTTGCTCGGTCGCCTGAATGGAAACCACCCGAAGCCGGCATTGCCAACTTGACCCTTTGCCATTTGGTGCTGCAGGATATTAACAACCCAGACATCTTGCGCTTTGACTGGACCTTCACCTGGTTTGCTGGTGTAACTTACCTCTATATCCTCAATGTCAACTTTAACTATGTGCCCTGCGATGCCTGGGGTGAGATGAGGAATGTGGTGGCCCTGAACATTTCAAGAAACCGCCTGAAAAACGACAACATCTACAACCAGGCCTGCACTGGCCGGGACACCCTGCCCAAAGTGGAGGATTTTAACGTGACCCACAATGAACTGACCAGCTTGAAAACAGTGGCCGACTTGACGTCAAGCTGGGCCCGACTGTCCAAATTAGATTTGAGCCGCAACCTAATTGGAGGCTTGAATGAGCTTCCATGTACTTGGACTCCCAGTCTTGTCTGGCTGAGCTTGGCTTACAATGCAGTTACCATGGAGATCTTTAATTGTCTTCCCATCACACTGCATTTCCTGGATATGTCACACTCTGGCTTGGAAGCACTCAACAAGGGTTACTTTGAACTTGCTGTTGATCTCAAAGAGCTGCTGCTGAGCGGGAACAAGATCAAATACATTCCCACAAAGTGGAAGTGTCCAAACCTGAGAACTTTGCATGTGGACGGCAACTCCTTTGGGGCCATCAACAAGGGCTCCTTTGGTAACATGCCATTTCTTGCCTATCTGAAGGCAGGGAATAACCCTTATcactgtgtctgtgacctctatGGATTCCTTCAGGAGACCTTGAGAGATGGCAAGCTAACACTGCTGGATTGGCCCAAGGGGTGGACCTGTTTTCATCCTGAACCTCTGCGGCACACTTCTGTGGCAGCTTATGCCCCAAGGGTGACAGAGTGTGATGTCACTGTGGTAGTGGCCATTGCCGTCTCCATCACAGCCACAGTGGCAATTGTCTGCATGGTGTTGTGTTGGAAGTTTGACATTCCTTGGTACCTCAAAGCCACTTTCCGCATTGTTCGTTCTAAATACAGAGCTAGCCACTCCCAGCCATCCAAACCATTTGCCTACCATGCCTTCATCTCCTACAGCTGCTCTGATGCCGAGTGGGTGAGGCATGAGCTCCTCCAGCGGTTGGAGGCTTCAACACCGCCATACCGTGTATGCATTCATGAACGGGATTTCACACCGGGTCGGTGGATCATTGACAACATAATTGAGAACATTGAAAACAGCCGCAAGGTTATCTTTGTTCTCTCGCGGAACTTTGTAGACAGCGAGTGGTGCAACTATGAACTCTACTTTGCCCACCAGCGGGCTGTGGGCTTGGGCTTTGAAGATGTGGTTCTGGTGGTGAAGGAGCCCATTGACCTACAAGCTTTACCCAACAAATTTTGCAAGTTACGGAAGATGCTGAGTACCAAGACTTATTTAGAGTGGCCTTTGGAACCCAGCCGGCAGCCCTTCTTCTGGCTCCAGCTGAAGTCTGTTTTGGGGAAGGCTGAGATGGTCAATATTGTGGATCCTGGCAATGTGGATCCCAACAATCTGGTTCTCAATGACATTGAGCTAATATCAGATGAAGTGACTGACAGTACCTTTGAGCTGAATGATCTATCTGAGGAAAATGTCACTGTGGATACTGAAATAAGCTAG